One window of the Dryobates pubescens isolate bDryPub1 chromosome 13, bDryPub1.pri, whole genome shotgun sequence genome contains the following:
- the CUEDC1 gene encoding CUE domain-containing protein 1, which produces MTSLFRRSSGGARGASAQELNNSRPSRQVRRLEFNQAMEDFKTMFPSMDYDIIECVLRANNGAVDATIDQLLQMNLEGSGGDDSSDSEDSIPPEILERTLEPDSSDEEPPPVYSPPAYESQALGSCCPRAPPTPPPRTDVPGPGSTPGRRRYRNWNPPLLGNLPEDFLRILPQQTPGTPGSRSCRQGAPQGLPARGQGCLEQERRWKQYLEDERIALCLQNEEFMKELQRNRDFLLALERDRLKYESKQSKSSSAAASNDLGCSLPAGEAVPSGSSEACGAVSDDALFRDKLKHMGKSTRKKLFELARAFSEKTKMRKPKRKHLLKHQLMGTAASTANLLDDVEGHSCDEDFQARRQQLREEEMPKEGQ; this is translated from the exons ATGACCAGCCTGTTCCGGCGGAGCAGCGGCGGCGCCCGCGGAGCCTCCGCGCAGGAGCTCAACAACAGCCGCCCCAGCAGGCAGGTCCGGCGCCTGGAGTTCAACCAGGCCATGGAGGACTTCAAGACCATGTTCCCCAGCATGGACTACGACATCATCGAGTGCGTGCTGCGGGCCAACAACGGCGCCGTGGACGCCACCATCgaccagctgctgcagatgaaCCTGGAGGGCAGCGGCGGCGACGACAGCTCGGACTCTGAGGACAGCATCCCCCCGGAG atcctggagcGGACCCTGGAGCCAGACAGCTCGGATGAGGAGCCCCCTCCTGTCTACTCCCCTCCTGCCTACGAGagccaggccctgggcagctgctgcccccgtGCGCCGCCCACCCCCCCGCCCAG GACGGACGTGCCGGGGCCTGGCAGCACCCCAGGGCGCAGGCGCTACAGGAACTGGAACCCACCgctcctgggcaacctccccGAGGACTTCCTGcgcatcctgccccagcagacCCCGGGCACACCG ggctcccGCAGCTGCCGGCAGGGGGCGCCACAGGGGCTGCCCGCAcggggccagggctgcctggagcaggagcgGCGCTGGAAGCAGTACCTGGAGGACGAGCGGATCGCACTCTGCCTGCAGAACGAGGAGTTCATGAAGGAGCTCCAGAGGAACAGGGACTTCCTCCTTGCCCTGGAGAGAG ATCGATTGAAATACGAGTCCAAACAATCCAAGtcgagcagtgctgctgccagcaacgacctgggctgctccctgcccgcaG gtgaggcagTGCCCTCTGGCAGCAGCGAGGCCTGCGGTGCTGTGTCTGACGATGCCTTATTCAGAGACAAACTGAAGCACATGGGGAAAT CCACGCGCAAGAAGCTGTTCGAGCTCGCCAGAGCCTTCTCCGAGAAGACCAAGATGAGGAAACCCAAACGGAAACACCTGCTGAAGCACCAGCT gatggggacagcagcgTCCACAGCAAATCTTCTCGATGATGTGGAAGGACATTCATGTG ATGAAGACTTCCAAGCGCGGAGGCAGCAGCTCCGGGAGGAGGAGATGCCAAAGGAAGGGCAGTAA